The following proteins are encoded in a genomic region of Chryseobacterium cucumeris:
- a CDS encoding 6-pyruvoyl trahydropterin synthase family protein — protein sequence MIRITKIFTFETAHVLYNYDGKCKNMHGHSYKLFVTVKGKPINDIENPKNGMVVDFGDIKSIVKSEIVDVWDHAVLVNALSPHKELGDDLEQKGHKVIYCSFQPTCENMLYAIAAKIKSRLPEGISLAYLKLHETENSYGEWVAEDNQ from the coding sequence ATGATACGTATTACAAAAATTTTTACATTCGAAACGGCTCACGTGCTTTACAACTACGATGGGAAGTGTAAAAATATGCATGGGCACTCCTATAAACTGTTTGTAACAGTGAAAGGAAAACCGATTAATGATATTGAAAATCCTAAAAATGGAATGGTGGTAGATTTCGGAGATATCAAAAGTATCGTAAAATCTGAAATCGTAGATGTATGGGACCATGCGGTTCTTGTCAATGCGCTGTCTCCACACAAAGAACTGGGAGATGACCTTGAACAGAAAGGACATAAAGTAATCTATTGCAGCTTCCAGCCAACCTGTGAAAACATGTTGTATGCCATTGCTGCTAAAATCAAATCGAGACTTCCCGAAGGAATTTCTTTAGCCTATCTTAAACTTCATGAGACAGAAAACTCTTATGGAGAATGGGTTGCAGAAGATAATCAATAA